Within Halodesulfurarchaeum sp. HSR-GB, the genomic segment AATCGAATCCACAAGTCGCCACGGGCGGGCCGGCAAATACCTCGATCGGCTTGCAACGAAACGCACAAACTGAACTGGAAGAACAAGAATGCCATAAAATAGCCACCAAATGGCCATAATCGGCCAAGGAATCGAAGGGCCTAATCGGTCAACCTTCGCCATCTAATTGAATCTCAGTCGTATTCGGTTATAAGGTCGGGGGTCCTGTTTTTTGCTATCGTGCAGAGGGTGGTAGTAATCCATGTCGGGTCCAGGTCCACTCAGAGTCTTAGACTTGTTCGCCGGGGCAGGCGGACTGTCCCAGGCCATCCGAGAAGTAGCGATCGAGGAAGGTCTCCTCGTTCAGCACGTCGCAATCAACCATTGGGAAGAAGCAGTCGAAACACACAGGAGAAACCACCCTTTCGCCGATCAGTACCACGCGAAAGTTGAGGAGATTCCACCAAGCAAAGTCTTCCCGAACGCAGATACGATCGATCTTCTCACGGCTGGGCCCGAGTGTACGCATTTCTCGTCAGCTCGAGGCGGGAAGCCGATCAACGAGCAGGCCAGGACCTCGCCTTGGCACGTCCTCGATTGGGTCGAAAAACTCCGCCCAGACCAATTCCTGATGGAGAACGTTCCCGAAATCCAGAGTTGGTCTAAAGTCGATGAGGACGGCAAATCCGATCGCGACGGATCCCTTTGGGATGTCTGGACCAACGCTCTCCATGCGCTGGGGTACTCGGTCGATTGGAAGGTCCTCAATGCAGCCGACTACGGGGACCCTACTTCCCGACGACGACTATTCGTCATCGGTCGCCGGAACGAACAGCCCGTCTTCCCCGATCCGACGCATAGCGAAAACGGATCCGAGCCCGGAACCGAAGAGTGGCGTCCAGCGAAGGAAGTGATCGACTGGTCGGACCCCGTCGAAAGCATCTGGTCGCGAGACATTTCGCACAAACGAGTCCATTCCCCGCCGAAAAACACCACCATGCAACGAATCGCAGAGGGGCTTCGGCGCTATGGCGACGATACGCCATCCAATTTCGCGGAGGTGCTCGACGATATCGGTCGCGACGAAATCTACGCCATGCGTGACGACCCAGTATCGATCGACGAACTTCTCGAAGCCTTAGAGGACAACGGCGGGCCCGTGAAGCTATGTACAGAGTGCTTCGCGTTCAACCTCACCGAATACGATCCCGAGGATCCGGGGCCATCCGTAGTTCCGCCAGAATCCGAGATGGGCGACATACTGACTCCCGAGGAAGAGGAAGCTCGAGAGATCAACCAGCAACTCTCGAAATTCCTGTGAGAGCCATTAGCCCAATCATTTACGGAGATGGGCGATTAAAATCCACATGCAGTCCTGTGGGATAGTGGCCAATTCCGCCGGCCTTTGGAGCCGAAGATCGCTGGTTCAAATCCAGCCAGGACTACTTACAAGTCGTGCCGGCAGAGCTGGGCCCGGTTCAGCACCTCCCTTGTAAGGAGGGATTTCCGAGTTCAAATCTCGGTGCCGGCTTTTCAATTGTTTTTGTCTCCCGTATTGGCGGTGAGGTAATAGACAAATGGAACAGTTCAGGTTTTCCCGTGAAACCCGGGAGATATTTAGACGTCTCGCCGAGGCAGCCGAAGTCATCGCCCGCGAATTGGAACGGTACAACGACCGGCAAGAAGAGTCGGACAGAGACGAGTGAATCTCATGCCTGTAATTGCCGCAATCACCCAGCATCGATACCAGTAAGCGCCCATGACCAGAGCCGATCAGCCCCTCGATCAGACCGAACCACGCTGCCCGATGTGTGGGTCTGTCGTCGAGGATCCCCACGTGGAAGGAGTGAACGCCAAAATATGCGTGCCCTGCGGCCATAATCTACACATCCATAACCCAGACGTCCTCCATGTGATCGGCGCTGAAAACACGTTCCAAATCTGGGTCTACTATCCACCCATCAACACCTGGGGTCACGATTCCTATCCCGTCTTCATCGACGCGAAATACGATGCAACGGGAAGCATCCCCCACGGAAAAAACATCGATTTTCAGGACCTATCCCGGGTCGAAAAGGATGTCGTAAAAGCAAAAGCCAACGGAGAAGATATCGGATCCCTCGAGGGTTTCTCTTCAATTGAAAACGGCGCCATCAGAGAAGACCTGGCTAATGCAGTCACACCATTCAAACGCCCGATCTCGACTCCCGATGAGTCTGCAATCGCTCACGTAGCCAGCAGAATCCCCGAACCAACCGTGTTTACTGCCGAATCCATCTATACCAAAGACGAATCCGAAATTAGGGATATCTTCAGAGAATCGACTTCCGGATCAACATCACAATCAACCCTGGTCTAACCATGAGCTCACAATCCTCGCTAGCCACCAGTTCGCCAGCGGATAAACAAGACGTCGACGACATCATGCTCGTTCGGCTGTGGCGAGTATTCAATGATCCCGTCATCTATCACGGACGGAGTGGGGGATACGAGGGATACTTGCCTGACTGGATTTACGACGCTATCATCGTTGCTCGGATCCAGCGGGCATTCGAAACACCACCCTCAGAAAAGATTACACATGCTACGTGGCCCGAACTCGCCGCCCACCTCGGAAGCGCAACAGGCGATGCCGGAGCGATCAACGGGAAGTTTGTCGCCGCGTATGGCCACAGCATCTCTCAGGCTGCAAGCGTGATCGGCGTGTCTCTCGATGGGGACGCTCTCACCGAAATTGCAGAGAAAGGAGGTCCCTCCTGGAGGCAACAGAACGTGAGTGACTTCATCGATACGCTCCGCCAAAATATCCAGAAGTCGCTCGATAAACGCTTCCTGAAAGCCGCACCAGACATCCTCGATGACGTCTCCATCCCACGATCGAGATGGAACGGTGGGTTCGTCCTCGAGAATAACACAGAAGACAAGGACACCAAACATGAAGAAAAGCCAGCCAACGAAATTATTCAATCGGCCTCCTTGGAAGTTTTTGCCTAACCCCAGCCCCTTGAAATTGGGTGTTTTTTGCTACCCATGAATGGGTGAGGCAGTTAAAACCGCCTTCGTCGATTACTCAACCATGAGCACCAGTAACAACGCCTCCGATACAAATAGCATCGTTCCATTACTGCAACGACCTGGCACCCTCTTCGAAGTCAAGGGAGCCCAATTTGTGACGACCGGTTTCAACTCAGGTGAAGAAATCGGGACTCGGCGTATAGATTCACTTAGCCGAGACTTGCTTCCCAAAGAAGGACTTGAACAAGCCTGGATCAATGGTAATTTAGAACTACTCCGAACCTACAACAAGTCCGCAGACGTCCCCGTCAACCGAATCACACTCGCCAATCTGATAGACTACATCGAGCAGGTCAGCGATGATACTAACGTCCCTCTTCCAGATGATATACAAGAAGCTCTCACCGACGCAAAGGCTAGCCTTGAAGACTGAACCCGTAACCTGAAAATAGAATTAGACAACAATGACTGACAACATTCCAAATTGGGAACCAGCGCCCGATCTAGCAAAAGGCTTCGGGGATACAGAAGAACTCTCCCGGGGATGGACCAACACCGTTACTGAGGAAGTAATCGTCCGGCAACCGCTTACCGACGACAAGCATTCTGGCCTCCCGGAAATTGGAGTCTATCACTACCTAGGTATCTCCGAAGATTACTACATAGGGACCAACAGACGCTTGCTTTTCAGAGGCGACGACATCGATACTCTCGACGAACGGGTCGAATCCATCATCAGAGAAGCTGACACGCCCAACAACCCAGACTCATTCGACACAGCAGTTGACCCTGTGAAGGTACGACGGAAACACCTGGAAACGATCGCCAATATTGAAGACTGGGCCCACGTCGTCGGAGCCGATTTCTACATTGGGGAGAAAATCGGAAACCGGAAAGAATCAAGCGGCTCCGTGGCAATTTTCGAGGGGAGTACCCGGCGTGGAGAGGGGGCATATGTCGCCCTCGCCTCGGAAAACGGCCCTCGAGGCCGACCATTCGCGTCAGTCGGGTACAAATCGGGAGGCTACTACACTACAGCCCCATCGATTAGAAGAAACGCCTGGGAAGTCGAACAGCCAGCTGTCAAATTTGACGACACCACAATCACGATCTCATCGCCGAATAGTGACCGCTCGATTACGATCGAACCGCAAACAGGCAACCCCTCTGAATGTGTCCGTGAACAGCCGACCAATCCACATTCCAAGTGAGCAGTACACCAATAGAGAACTCCCCAATCGATTCAATCGAAGAAGGTCCTGACAAAGTGATTGTCAAAAGCGAAATGAGCGGTACAGAGCACGTCTGGAAATTTAACAGAACGGGGAAGGGAGATGTGTATCCCACCTACCTCATACAGGGCGAAGAAAGCTATCGACTCCACAATGTAGGTGTACCGGGTTTTGTCAGGGAAGCTCTCGAAACAGATCGGGGAATCGAGATTGTGGATCGGTAACCAGCCCTTCTAAATCTCTCTACGATTGGTAAGTGAAGACTGATTACCACCCCGCTTGAATGGGCGATTACACCCGGATTTGCCGATTAGCCCAACGCCGATTGAGCAAGTCGATGAAACCGCTGATCGGGTGACCGTTGAGGTCACACTTTCCAATATCGAGCACGAATTGTACTTCACCAAAGTCGCAGATGGGATTGCTTTCCCTACATCTATGCTCCAAGATGGAGAATCAAACTCTCTAATGAAACAAGATATCCCCCCGTTTGTCCTTGACGTCCTCGAATCTGAATTCGGGATCGAAATTATCAGACGATAACTGCAATCGAAAATTCAAGTCCCAAAAACTTATACGAAATTATAGAGTACTTTGATCTGGGTGCTGTTGGTACCAGACACCCCAAAAATCCCCATCTCGGGGATTTAGGTCTGCCCGGTAGCGTGCCAAAGGACCTGTCCAGCATCGCCATGCCACCTCACTGTAGGCAGCCCCCATTGCCATCAGACGAACTGGGCGGACCGCACCTTTCCCAACCGTTGTGAATCAACCAGTCCCAAGTGGGGTGTGTATGGAGTTTTTCGTTCCCCTGTAAACGGTGACGCATGACGGTATATTCCAGCGTTAGTGTATCAAACTACGCCGAAGTAACCGACGAAGAAACCGCCCGCGAAATACTTCAAGCACTCCGGGAGTCGTTCCCTGACGCCTACTTCCAGACAGCATGGCACGAAGGGCACCTCAAAATCTACGCCGACAACGGAACCATCGCTCTCCCGCCAGAGCCCGAACAGTTCCTCGAAGAGCTCGCCGAGATCCTCGAAGAGCCGATGATGATCCGGTCGGTCGGGTTCGAAGGATGCCGATACAAACCGGACGCCTGGCAGGTGACGGTGTTCCCAGACGGCGAGATCACGAGGAACACCATGCCCGACGACCCAGAACAGACTCATCAAGAGGAAGAGGAAACGTTCCAGATCGAATCAATCGATGGACGCGAAGACGGCTATTACTACGGAGTTGATAGTGATAGCCTCGAAGGCGTCACCATCAACGAGCTCGAAGGAAAAGTCAAGATCCACAACTGAATCCTCACCCGTCTCAGAACCATGGTCAACACTTACAAAATCGCACTCGAAGTACCGCCATCCAAGAAACCGATCGCCATCGCAAAAGCGGCTCTCGAACTGTCCGATCGGGAGTTCGATATCCTCGATGTGTGGGTAAGGACTGAGACCAAAAGCGCCACGACCGTGATTTTCGAGGTCGATACGCTCGAAGACAAAGCTCGCTTCGAGGAAAAGGAAATGGTCCAGTCCGTCGAAGAGATGGAAAACTGACCCTCAATCAACTCATTTGAAAATGGAATACTGGACTGAAGCCGATCAAGCCGTTCCTGCCGAAGAGGTCCGAGGCGTCCCAGATAACGCCGATATATGGCGTTGCTGGATAGCCGAAAACAGCTTGAAACACATTACAGTCTACAAAGACGGAAACGATTTCTACATCACCGCTTTGGGTCGATGCCGTCGAGAACACCTAGCCGGCCTCAGCCAAGAAGAAGCAGAAGCCAAAGTGGAAAAACTCCGTAACCAGATCCACGCGAACGCTACGAATCAAGGCCAACCGGCCTGAGCAATCTTTTCGCCGCATCTGTTTTTCCTTCCCGTGAGGCGTTGAGGCATGTGTCAATCCCAGCCCCAGAACGCCCAGTTTTTCGTGATTCACAACGAAGGAGCCGCCCGTGGTATCCACGGCCCCTTCGATGACGAAGACAAAGCCGAGAATATCGCAGACAAACTCGGCCCCTATCACGTCGATTCAAGTGATGAACAGTACCCGACCTGCGAACTCTGCGACGAACCAGCCGTGATTAGGGGCTATCTCCAACTCAACACTCGGGTGCATCCGAATGTGCCCCTCTGTGCCGGCTGTTACGTGCCCCTCGACGAAATCGAAGCCAAATTCCCCTACGGGATGGATCGCGCTGATTTTGCCGAAGAACACCCGCCAGAAGTCATTACGACACCTGCCGACCACGTAATGACCCAAGGCGAAGAAGTGATCATCAAGCACGGACCTGGGGAGGAATCTCGGCTGCGAATCCCCTCGTTCTAACCCGAGTCACAACCATGGCCGAACCCACATACACCGTCAGATCGCCGTACCGCCCGTTCACTCGAAATGCATACGCCGGCCTCAAAGAGCACAACATCCTCGAAGAAGTTGAGACAGAGGATTGCATCAGCAAGGAAATCACGGTCACAGAACGGCCAGCCGACAAATTCCTCGAAAAACACGAGTTGCAAATCCAAAACGAGCCCAGCGTGATATTCGAAAACGATCAAGGCAGCAAAATCCAGATATATACCGATCCAAATCAGGTCATTGCAGAAGGCGAGAAAACTGTTCTCCACCCATGGGTAGCAGCTGATGAACTCACCGAATCCCCCGAATGGGAGCCAACAAAAGGGAATCCAGGAGAGGTCTACGACCCACCACTGCCAAACAAAGTATTAAAGAACAAATTCTTACCCGGGAGTTTTGAATTTGATTCGGTGATCGATCGGGTCCACACCACCGAAAATGGTCCTGATCCTTCTGGGCCTTGTTACGTGTGGAACCGCAGAGAAAGCAACAGTGACACGAGCAAAATCGGATTCTACCAGTCCGAAGAGTACGTCGACGACGGGTTTCCCTTCATCGTCGCCAAGCTGATCGATCCTCTCGATGACTCCCCGCCGGCCTGGAAACCAGTCGGGATCGCCGAAACAGAAGAATTCGCCATCGGCATGCTCCATCGACAAGCCGATTTCCGGACGTTCATCGAGGAAAGCCAGTCAGGTGAACTCTATCCTGAATGGCTGAACCGAACAGGTGGTACTGAATACGAACAGCCCGAAGCCCCGTGATTCGAAAACTCCCGGAAATGGGTGAGGTCGAGGGCAAGATCACACACCCACGTTCCCTTGGGGAAGGCAGGGCCGGCCCGAGAGCAAGACCAGCCATCTCTTCCCCAGTCCACGCTCCGTCGTGCTGACCGCTATCTTAACGGTCGCACGACAATTGGGTTTGAACCACCAGAATTATTTAAACGTTCGGCGTTGCGATTCGCAATAAGGCTGCATGAATATCGACTCACCTGCCACCCAAATCGAAGGGCCTGATATCGTCTCTTGCTCCGGGTGTTCAGAGCTTGTGGAATCCAGAACTCGGATCGTGAACGGTACAGGGCCGGAAAGCGCAGACGTCCTATTTGTCGGAGAAGCCCCCGGCGCCAATGAAGACGAACAAGGTGAACCATTCGTCGGGCGGAGTGGCAAAATCCTCGATGAGACTCTTGAATCAGTCGGAATGCCTCGGAATGAGGTTCGGATCACGAATATCGTTCGCTGCCGACCACCTGAAAACCGAGATCCGCACAAAGCAGAGATTAAAAATTGCCTTCCACACCTCGATAACGAAATCGATCATATCGATCCGAACGTCATCGTCCCCTTAGGTGCGATTCCTGCAAAGACGATCATCGCCGATGAGATCGACAAAATCACGGAAGCCGCTGGGATGAAATATCGAACTGAGTTTGGTCGCGACCAGACTATCGCCATCGCGAGCGTCCACCCAGCAGCAACGATTTACAACCGCGATTTGCGCCCCAAATTCGAGAAAACACTTGAGGAAGTCGCGAATTACACCGACTGACCTCAGTATCCCTTGGTTCTGTTTTTGGTTGGCGTGATTTGGGTAGACCATGACCGTACTGACCGGCGAAAAGGTAGTCGTAGAGGGCTTCAATCGATTCCGGGACATTCTCGACGTCGAGAACGAAGAAATTCTACAAGCAGTCCCAGAATCGGAACATGACGCCATCGTGGAGTCATACAACAACTTACATGGGAGTAAGTTGAGATCGGCCAAAGGCCCAATCGATAAGGTGACTGAACTCCCCGCATGGGCAATCGATGATTACGTCATCGGGGGGTTGTGCCAACCCGACAAGGTGGAGGTAGCAAAATGACGGGGATTCAAATCGACTCACTCAGCGATTTCTTCGAACAAATCACAGTTCTCACGGAAGGCTACGAGTTCGAATACCAAGGATACACCCTCCGAAAAGCCGAGACGAAAAGCCTCTCACCCGCCCACTCGACGGTGGAGGTCCTCAACACAGACGGGAATCACGTCGAAACACTGAATCTCGGAGCGTATGGCTCAGTAGAGTCGCTGAAAACGTTCCTCGACAGGGTTCTCGAGTACGATCCCGATTCGGTAGAAGACTGGTTGAACAGGTGATCCAAAATGGGAGCATTCTCTGACATCAATTGGGAAGGCGGAACCGTGTTTGGAGTCCTAGACCAGTTCTCATTCTTCCCCTACTCCGGTAGTGATGGCGACCTGTTCAGGAAAAACGGGCTTGCTGGCTGGCGAGTCTCAGTTTACGGAAACTGGATGATCAAAATCCAGAAAAAACGGCGGCCAGAAATCGGGGGTTGGGCAACAAAACGTAGGTGGGAAGTAGGACTTGACGAAGAACTGCCAAAAGAGTACATCGAAGATTTCGAATCGGTCCTCGAAACGCTCGTAGAAACCGGGGAACTCCCCAAAGACGACTGATTTTTTGTCACCCTGTAGTCGGTGGGCTAACCATGCAAGCAGAAACAACTCCACACACCAACGATATCGACGAACTCGCAGACATCGGACTAGCCAAACTCGGTCAAGGGAATCTCGATCAGGTCGAGTCCATCCTTCGGGAAATCCGAGACCTGAGCAAGCCACCGCAAAGCAAACGCACTTTCCTTCGGGTTGATGGATTCAACCCCGATGAATTCGAGCACGACGACGAAAGCGACCAAGCAGGCTATCTCGCCGACCAAGTTTTCAGCATCATGCAGGAGGACCTCGGCATGGATCCCAAAGGGGTCGTTCCGATCGTAAACCCTGAGACTGTCGTCATCGAAGTGCCGAAAAATCGGGACTGAACCAATGGCTACTTCCTCGAGGTCACCCGGGCCAACTTGGTTCGACGAGTCAAATCGGAAAACGTGTGACCACGACCGCGATCAATACCCCCCAGAACGAGTCCGGAAATACATCGGATACTCCGATTTCGGTTATTTCAGAAGCGAGTGCGGCCATCCCGAGTGTGATGAAAATTGGGACTGGTACATAGAGGGCTAACCAAATTACGGTTGGTTTGCTCTTTTTTGTACTCCCCGTGCAGAGGGTGGGGATGAATTCAGACCGTCCGCTTCATCGTTTCGATGATATCCACCTCTGGCACGGTTCTTTTGCTGCGTATATTGAAGATTCCTTGCCCGAGAATACTGTTCTCCTAACACCGTCTGGGAAGATCGCGACCCAGCTCCTCGAAGAGTTGCCTGAGGTCCAGGACTCGGTGGAGATCCATTCTGGCCCTCTTGATTCGCTCCCATTCGATGCGGATGAATTTGAGGCCTGTATTCTCTATACCGAAAAACGGGGCATTCACCAGCGCCATCAACCGTTTTACGAAGCGACTCGCGTGACCGAGAAGGGTGGAGAGATCCTATTCCGAGCATCCAATTACCTTCCTCATAGCAGGGCAGCCACGATCGAAGAAGTCCGAATCGGTGAGTGGGAAGGCCACGCCGATCCCACACTATTTGCATCATTCCAGATTACCGAATCCGGCGACCCATCAACAGGAGCGGAGAGCGTTTCACACGTTACCTTGGGCGACTTTCAAGACCAGATCAGAGCATGAAACCGAACAATCCAAACCACGATTTCCGAGCCTCTTGGCGGTGGCCTGCCGATTTCGAGGAGTGGGTGGCCAGTCAATGCGAAGGGGCGACCATCAATGTCTTCGCCGGCCTTTCGCCGATTGGGGACGTAAGATTGGACCTCCGAACACCTCAGGAGCTCAATGACGCTATGGAGGGAGCCGGCCAGTACGTTTCCAATGGTACAACGATCCGAGCAAACGGATTCGATGCACTTCCAATCTCAGAGGACACCTTCGATACTACGGTAGCTGATCCGCCCTGGAAGGATATTACTGAACAGATGCGGCGCCGTCTTTTCGATGAGCTGGTCCGGATCACGAAACCCACAGGTCGGATAATCTTCAACGCTTGGTGGATCCCGGACCATCAACTGGTCTCATTAGATGAGATCCGGGTCAGGCAAGACACCGATCGGTATAGTCAGGGGACCCCCTCGACGAGTTACGCCGGCATATACACCGTCCACAACACTCGAATCGAATCGGAGTCGGAGATTTTCTCCGTCCCTCGAGGTGAATTTGCGCCTGAGCTTTCGCCTACTCAGTACCATTACGAGGCAACGATCGAGAGTAAAGATGGGCTCCATGAGGCAGTAGATAACTACGACAATCGCCTCTTGAATCCCGATCAAGAGGGAGAGTGTCCAAAATGTGGCAATGGAGCCCTCTTGCCTGTAGGGCCAGATGTCTCCCCGCCAACCTACAGCGACAGCGAGTTATACGAGTGTCCCAACTGTCGGTTTCGAACCGAATACGGGGAAATATTCCCGGAACCAAAATCCACTCAACAGCAATTGTGTAGTTAGGCCTTCCCGGGGTTTTTGTCCACCGTGTGGAAATAAGATGAGTCAGGCAACCCTTAGTGGCGGTTCCATCGATTTCGGGGTTGACAACCCGCTTGCCTACTACACCACTCGAATCAATCGGTGGACCTTCGAGAACAAGAAAATACGCCGATACGTCGAAGACAAGCTCGAAGGACGGGTCCTTAATGCGACAGCCGGGAAGACCCATCTCAAGCACGATCAAGACGTCATCCGGAATGATATCGACCCCGAGAAGGACGCCGACGTCCACGTCGACGTTCGAGACCTCCTCGACGAATTCGAGCCCGAGTCTTTCGACACGGTCGTATACGATCCCCCATTCACGAAATCGCAAGCTGACACGACTTACAACACCGATCATCCGGGATATGGGCAAGCCGTCAAGTCTGTGTTCGACGATCTCCTACGGCCCGGCGGGCAGCTAATTCAAGTCGGATACACCTCGAATGGGATGCCACTCGATTGGGGCTATGAACGGACGCATATCGGCCTGATGAACACGTTCGGACGGCAGTACGATATTCTCATCACCGTCGATCTTAATTCTCGGACGTCTACTGACCTCCCGGTGACGCTCGAGCGAACGGTCGCGATGAACGGGTCGCCGAAAGCCGGCGGACAAAACGAGCCGTTCCCAGTCCACTATCAATTCAGTCGCGACGAAACTGAGCAACAAGACGCACTCAGGTCCTTCCTGGAAGAGTACACCCACGGATGGGTGGTCGATTTGTATGCGGATTCGCCGTCGATCGAAGCCGGCCCGCTTTTCGAAAACGACCCCAACAACCCAAGCAGTCACACGGATTTCGACCCCTTGGAGACTGCATCCGAACTCCCGTATCGATTCAACACCATCATCTTCGATCCAGGAGAGCAAACGTTTCTCGAACAAACCGAGTACGACGGTTCGACTACAGGCAAAGATACGGCCATCAAACGAGAGATCAATCAGGTCCTCACTCAGCGAGGGCGAATTATCCAAGTCGGTCGGACCAGTTCGGTCATGCCCAGCTCAGTTATGGACGACGGCTTCGATTATGCACGAATCGGTGTGGGAATTTTCAGTCACCCCGGCGCCGGCCACGATCTGATTGCGACCGTCGACGAACGCCGATCGGAACCGGATACCAATGACTCAGAACCGATTCCATCAGGGCCAACCCGATTCGAGTGTTTTCATTGTGAGGAAGAGTGGTACGTTGCCGACTATCCGGCCATGCAAACCGACTGTCCCGAATGTGGTGCCCTGCCGGGGTCGATGTGTACAGAAGAAGTAGACGGCAAGTTGATACCTGCAAACCCACGAACTCCTCGCGAGGGGTTGCATCAGGCGCGAGAAGAATTCGCTCGCTCACTCGAGAAATTGGAGTGCCCCAACCACGAAAATGGGCACGTAGTGATGGAGACCTCCCAATATCTCCCCTTCCAAATAGGGTAGCCGTTACTGTTCGAGAGTGCTGTTCTTGACGTCCGAATATTCATCAGACGTAACAAGCGATCTCACATCCTCGCGTTCCAGAAGGTCCGTCAGTTGATCCTCCGGGCCTTCGACTAAAATCAAGCCCTTATCTTGGATTTCTGAGTCCGCCACCTCGAAGTCCTCCATCTCATTGATGCCTGAAATTGCCTCCTCAGTCTGGCTTGAAATGATCTCAGCCTCCTTTTCCTCGAAAGCATCCCAGTCCTCTTCCGAAGGTTGGGTCTTGTTCCCGATCATTTCATTGTATACCTCACGAATCTCAGAATCATCGATCGAAACACCGACGCCAACTTCTGTCGTTTCGATTTGTTGCTCCTCGCTAGATCCTCCAAGGCATCCAGTTGTAGCCACAACAGCACCAGCACCAATCGCTCCGATCAACTGACGGCGTGAAAGCTCGCGAACCATAAGTGGCGGTATTGCCCCCTCTGAATTATATCTTTGCCATTTGTACCAATATCCTTCCCCGTTTTTCTTGCTGTCTGTGAAAGTGAAGCAGTCATGTCCAATTTCCCACTCGACGGTGCTGGCCATCTCTCCGAATGGTCAGAGCCCATGTTGAACGACGTTCGCGACGTTCTCTATCAGTTGAGAACTGCAACAGCCAACCCCGAAGTGGCCCAACGACTCGACTGGCTCTTCGAAGCCCTTGGAGAAGAATTGGCCACTCGTCACGGATCTCACAACCCGGAGTTGGTCGGCACACCGCCACTCGAGGTCACAATCCATCAAGACGAAATCTACATCGAAGACGCAAACGGCCTCGATGTGGTGTCCTGGACGAAAGAAGAATGGGCCATGAATCCTCAAACCACTCTGGCTATCGCGAACGCCATCCAGCTGGCGCATACCGACCCAACCCGGCTTCTGATCGAGCAGCACAATCACATGCAAGCACAGATCCAGTAATCCAACAATGGCACTACTTGAAAACGGTCTAATCGACCGAGAGATCGTCAACGCCGAATTCGATTCGGGGTCCTTGATCCTGCATTTCGAAGAGGGGAATCCGCTAATCATCAA encodes:
- a CDS encoding uracil-DNA glycosylase encodes the protein MNIDSPATQIEGPDIVSCSGCSELVESRTRIVNGTGPESADVLFVGEAPGANEDEQGEPFVGRSGKILDETLESVGMPRNEVRITNIVRCRPPENRDPHKAEIKNCLPHLDNEIDHIDPNVIVPLGAIPAKTIIADEIDKITEAAGMKYRTEFGRDQTIAIASVHPAATIYNRDLRPKFEKTLEEVANYTD